GGAGATTGACGCGATCGCGAACCTTGCCCTGCGATTTCTAATataggaaataaagaaaaaaaaatgaacagaAAGATCGCGGATGATCCAACGATCGCGGCCGAGAGAGACGATACACGACGGTGATAACGTGAACACTGCCGACTGACGAGTGAGAGTtatttcgagagaaaaaaggtCGCGTTTCGGCAGAACCGAGCCCTGGATCGTTGGAACatcaaaaaaaaggaaaacaagaCAGGTGGCAAGAGAGCGTATGAAAGCGAAATGAGCcgacgttaataaatttcacctGTCGCGGTAAACAATAAGCGGTATGCGGCGACCGACTAATAATAGCGCGTGGAACGAAAACACGGACGGATCGTGAACGCCGATGGAGTTCTAGTGAATTAATAAGAACTCACAGATGATTAAATAAGGAGTAGTTAttaaagacatttaaataaatgtgagAGGAGTTATTTAAGATAAGCAAGTCATTAGAATCAATGGCATTAGTCAAATAATCATCCACCGCAGACCTTCTAATACCTCCCCAGAGGAGATGGTGAGAATTGAAatttcctaaaaataaaatgtttttatatttaagccaaaaattaaaaatttttttaaaaatatgaggAGGGGTAAAGGTACCAGAATgcctataaatattaatgatcgctaattgattattaaagtTATCTTTGATACTGATTCCTATAATTTCTATGGACTTGTGTAAACAGGAGGATAAATCAATATGAAAATTATCAAAGCCTACCTTAACTAAAGTACAAACACCACTGCTTCCTGGTTCAGAGGAAGGAATCAAAAAAGTTTGGAAATTTTTGAGAAGAAAGTGCTTACGAGAAGAGATTAAAGATTCTTGGAGACAAATGATGTCCCAACCTTGAGAAATTTGTTGCAAGATATGTAGTTTGCTATAAAAACCTCGGCAGTTccattgaaaaatttttaaagaggGAGAAGAATTATTAgacattttataaatcaagcaatcaaattaaatattactaaaaaatgaaaaatttaatgaattgagaaaaatagaaGATAGAATAACTTGGAAGGCCGAGGAGATAAAAGGAAACTAattgttacgtctccgactccgcgtctctttttttcgacatatattaaaattttagttaaggggaaggtagaccgtagtccattgtaacaaaaaaaaaagaacttcagAGCCTTTCAAAAGACAATCCATAAGACGttaacatattccgggacaatttgttgcgtgaaagcataaaaaacatgcaacaaattgtaaacgggcgccaacgaaagtcagacaaagaatttgtctagatataatacaaaaaatcaaaacctaaGGGGCTCATaaaatttcaactttgataacctgtccgTCAcaggaaatgaaaaaataactttttcttaaaattgtaattgcgtataaatcctgagctttagaaaaaccaagggcgcgtaaggcccgtaattaccggagtatgtggtgcagacaaaggcaataaagtCAGGTAACCATACGTCATATGGAAGGTAGAAGTTTTCCCACCATccctcgatggaaatgatagtaaaattctggaaggctcggcagggataactcgttgaagcgggggtgcttcgtaggcatattatttccttaaaaccaatggatttcgggaactcctcaccaaaatttaaaaactaagGGCAAAAAtttagaagtttaagaaatagagaagggatgaggtgcgaatgcccaataattttaagataggaaaagtggaggaacaagctctgcaaatgaaagattaaaatttcggaaaagtgaaaattcgggaagagtcctccccttttccgagcttataaaattctgtgttttggcggagcacgctctcttgcatctcagctacaGCCGATATAGTTTATTTGAAATTGACGTGAGTGTCAGAGTGTGCAAGACGAACCATCAGGTACCGAAGAAGCAGTTAGAAGATCGCCtaaaaagtaagtctcaacgTTTCAATATGTATCCCCGCGAAAttcgattccactaaatgtattttccaaactaattgttttctaagtataatcaaagagaaaaagaaatgtccgagtcgaggtTCCGAGGTTTTAATTCTGTTCGGTTGTTcctgtgatctgttaaatgtgtgagaatgccTGCTTCCGAAAATCGACCAGGATACGCTGTCGAATAACCAGCAATTTTCGGTGGTTTACGCCGCGAAATACTGTTGGAAGTTTGGCGACTGTccacggctaaagaatcggcaagcgattctcgccaaagatagattacgtgGATTCATTCATGGACGAGTCAAAGGCTTTCTTTGTTAACCTTATAAAAATCtgttcgaattaaattaaaaataaattatgagtTTTAGTAGaatcttttattaagaaaacCCTCACGAAGAGCCGGGTGCGAAAAAATAAACAGATCAAGAATCTGAGGGAGctggtccgccgcttctttatCCAATActtgctcgcggcggcgccaagcgAAGAGGTGTTCGTTTCTCCTGCGCGCAACGAAGAGAGACCGAAGTCTCTtcgtccgggccctccgcTACCGTCACCTATCCACGGCGACCCGAAACCTTTGTACGGATATATCCCGCAAGAGGAGATCCTAAGCGTCCCATGTGAAAATTCGTCCGGCGAAATCAATCTTTCGaatcagtccacggagccgggatcggaacaatttcgccccacgactccttcgtacactccgaattcttccctcatctccgagccacggtttTCCGGAGGTGAGCCTAGAGCCTGTTCCTCTCCACTCTCACCGCCTTCTTTTTCGTTCGAAtctgaggaagccgactctctgggcgaagatgaatccatctctctcccagaagtagacttccccgatcaacctccatctcccgtCCCGAGTATCGAGATTTTCGAGGAGCATCCGgaaccgagagaggttatagaccctctcctggagctcctacGCAGGGcttgtactccgtggacagatcctgttccggaaagggccttctccatcggccctgaccactttGAGCCGGAAGAGATCAGGAGgcaggcagctcggtctgctcctgattctcatttctttatCTATTATCCCGGGGAATGCCGCCGTTATCAAGTGTTACTGCGAACACGAGAGCGCGAGTGCTGGGAAGTTTTtggcaattataaaaaaaaaagagaactgattaattttgttcttgtCCTTAAGATGCGATTTATTTATGCTTTAGTATACAATAAGAATCTAAGCTGATTCGCGATGTTAGTCATCGAACTAGCGTAGCGAGACTGACGCTGGGTCGGAAAAGTCGCATGGATCTGCAGCGAGATCTTTTGTTCTAAATGTTATCTTCGGGGGTTTCCGACGCTGGGGAAACCAGACAGCTTAATTTTCATATGCGTTTGCTGTCGCCAGGCCCAATGATAGGGCAcgcaataaagttttaaacaattttttttgttagcgAGATCCTACGCCAAAGATCTCATATTAACGGCGCGTCGCGAAAGCGCCAGTAATATTACACAAAATTTTATGCTCTTTTTCAATATCAAGTacattagaagaaaaattgagagaagaaaaaagaacaggACTGAACTTGTCCGGACTTGTCCACCCTTCCTCCTTTTCGTTCGAGCAAGGGAGATCTTCCATCAGAAGTACGGCCAAAGGCCGGAAAATCGCTTAGACGcccaaaaaattaatagatgtgaaagaaaactgttagaatattaaaagaagaaaagaataaaagtagggaataaacacgggttctaatccatggggcaatgagcggggACGGGGGAAGAATCTACGACGAGAGGAGCGTAGGGAGGGAGAATTTCAATAGCGTAGAGACGAGGGATTGTGAATATGAGTAATTTACaactttcctttttctctctcttatgTCACCATGCCAATGAGTTCCTTTTCTCCATACAGTTCCCTCACCGTAGATATTTCCCCCGTCTCCACAACTCACCGTAGACCCTTCCCCGTCTCCACACCTCACTCATTGCACCATGGATTAGAACTCACATGTCAGCAAAATTTCTCATACCTACCATCTTTACACATCGTATGTATCAACCATTTTTAcacattatatacatatataccatCGTCACTAACTTATAATGAGAGAAGTGTGAGAGAGGGAATTTTTTCTGAGATAAAGatagaaagaagaaataaaaattatttaataaaaattttttaatatagaaaatcaCACatacattattgaaaaaaaacattaaaaacttaaaataaaaaacacagttttaagatataaaacttaaaataaaagtcatGCATACATacgcacataaaaaaaatttttgaaaaaaaaattaagataaaacatttttttaatctaaaaaacttaaacttaaaataaaatttaaaaatacagtttttataaacacgaaaattaaaaaaacaaaacattttttaatttaaaaaacttaaaataaaagtcatgcatacatacacacatataaaaaatttttttagccacacatacacacgcgcgcacaccaCTAAAATTATACACTTCCATCATCTTCCTCAAGTATAGCCGCAATATCTGCGGCTGCTGCGACAATCAATGTGTCCAGGTTACTTTCTGGTTGCCGCACATATGCGGCCCGGCCATCATGTGGAATAACAAATACAACcgcaatttaaaaagaaaaaaaatggtattattataaaaaattttttcttatataaatattaaaaatataaaaaaaatacatacttCAATCCCATGTCGTGGAATTCTAACTCGTACTTGATGAGATGTATTCATCTCGTACGTCCCATGGTTAGTTAAAATACgctggaaaaaataaaaataataaaaataataataataataaatgacaGTATAAATAACAGTATAAATACTTACCATTCTTATTGGATAAATAATGTGTACAACCACTGTATCCATTTTTCTATTGTCTTTCGCTTGTCACTTTTTAGAATGATGCTCTTCAAGTCACTGTTGCAAAGTGAGCTGAGCTGCATTTAACAACGTTGGTGACAGCTAACTTTTTTTATCAGCTGGACCAACGATGTAAAAAATGCAGCGTATGCCCATGCGAAGAGGTAGCATATATTCTCCCATGTGATGATGAAACAATATACATGATAATAAATCTCTTAGCTCATTATAAAGACATAATGTAGAACATGAATTTTttgatagataaaaaaaataaaataaacaatttgaaattatatataatatatatatatatatatatatatatatatatatatatatatatatataatatatatatatatgtatgtcaaTCGGCTACTTTGGCGACGTTAAAATAAACTATATATGACTGCATACATTAGAGTACATTGAGTGTCAGACGTATACAtcacccttttttttcgatatgacacagtaaaataatatatataagcAAAAGAGTATGAATCGGCTACTTTGAcgactttataaaaataaaaaaatttatatttgaaaataaagtttaaaatacttaaatagACTAGATATTGATTATTTGATGCATATATTTGTAAGGGATTCAGataaattgtaaagtaaaattgaTTTGGAAATGcttcaaaaaagaatttattgatTAGAGCGGACCTTCGCTCAGTTACAATGATGAGGCGAGACTGCTCGCTCGTCGCAACATACACCGCTAGCTTTTGCACCAAGGCCAAGTTAGGGGATTTTGCACAAGGAGATAGGAGTAtgccgaattaaaattaatatgatatgATATTTCGCTACGTGATACTGATTAAGTTGCTACTAAGAATTCTAACTTCTATTATTACTACAATTTTCGGCCAGTCCTGACCATACTTTGTCCTCAAAGTTCACCGCAATTTTTCCACGGTCTTATGTTTGCAGCTTCCCACGTACCTTCGTACGGTTTTTGAGACATCCGATGTTCTTTTACATCTTTAATTACGTAtcgattatttcttaaaacgcGACATACCTCATACGGTCCTTTATATTTCGGTATAATTTTATGAGACGTTCCGGGAGtagtttcgatattttttatcataacaAAATCTCCTACTTCGTATTTTTTAGCTGGTTTAcgctttttatcaaaatatttcttattatatttttggcTTCGCATTATTCTATCCGCCGCTCTTGCACGCATTAATTGCAGATCTCGATCGTTATCGGTAAGGTTTAAATTCAGATATTCTCGTATAGCatctataatttttcctttttgctcTACCCCAAACAAAAGTCTACTTCGTGTTTCCCTTGTTGTTTTATGAAtagtattatttaatgcaaattcAATATCCCAAATTATCTTGTAccaatataactttttatcattatttataagttttccTATCATAGGTCCTATAACACGATTTACGCGTTCAACTTGTCCATTTGCTTGAGGCGATTGTGTAGCGGTAAGGATATgccaaatattattttctttacaaaatgtttcaaaatcgCTTGAAGTAAAAGCTGTCCCTCTGTCGGATATTATGATACGCGGTCTACtataattacagaaatgtGTTTGTAGTTGACTTATTACTTCTTGAGTCGCGGTAGTCTTAGTCGGAtacaatttaacaaatttcgtAAATGCGTCAATAACTACTAACATATATCGCTTAGCTAATCGCTCTTTATCTATCGGACCGTAATGGTCGATATGATATACGTCAAAGGGAGTTTCACCCTTAGGGATACAATGTAaatttccttccttttttccgTCGGCAGGAGAATATGCAATgcattttaaacaatttaaaatataattcttaattttctctttcataTTTGGAAACCAATAGCTTTTAGATATATTATCATAGGTTTTTTCTACTGCTAAATGTCCCATATGATCGtgatatttttgcattatatgTATCTCCATCGCATGTGGtacataaaacaataaatctTTGTTACGTTTTCTGAATATGATTCCGTTTCGCATTTCAAAGACCGAGTCTTCCGTTTTTTGTAATACATCTTTTAATTCGCATAATTTGGCGTCTCGACTTTGACTAAGAGCAAGGTTTAATTCGAACGGATTATCGGTGATTACCATTATTTCGTGTGGCAATCGACTTAACGCATCTGCATGTCCCATTCGTTTTCCGGGTCTATGCTCGGTTGTATAATCATAATTCATTAATTCTAACACCCATCGACTTATTCGaggatttatttcttttttcttaattgctAAGGCTAACGCGTTACAATCCGTAActatcttaaatttaattccatttaagTAAACTCTAAATCGTCGCAGggcatatattatacataacatTTCCAATTCAAAACTATGATATTTACTTTCTGCGTCTGTAGTTCGttttgagaaaaagaagactggatgaaaatatttgtctttACCTTGTTGCATTAATACTGCCCCGAAACCGCTCGTACTCGCGTCGCAGTGTAGCTCTGTTTCGCTATTTGGATTGTATATTGCTAGTACAGGTGCCTgtgttaatttaatctttaattccTCGTATGCTTTTAATTCACGCGGTCCGAAGGTAAATGTcacatttttacgtaataattcgTACAGTGGCTTAGCAATCAACGAGAAggattgaataaattttctaaaataggAACATAAAGCGACAAAACTATGTGCCTCCTTAATATTACGCGGTACTGGAATTCTTTTTACGGATTCTACTCTTGCCTTAGTTGGTTTTACTCCGGTGCCTGTAATCAAATACCCGACAAATTCTATTTCTGTTTGGAGGAAAATACACTTATCGATTCTTAATTCGAGTTTATTTGCTACAAATAATCTAAACACCTGtcgcaatatatttaaatgttgctCAATTGTTTCCGATATTACTAAAATATCATCCATATAAACTATCACCTTCGATTCTCGAATGAGATTAGacaatatttgattaatataacgCTGAAAACGGGAGGGGGCTACTTTTAAACCAAACGGCATACGCAAAAATTCAAATTGCCCTAACGGCGTTACAAACGCGGTATATTTTACTGAATCTTTTGACATTTTAATGTGGTAAAATCCGCTTTTCAAGTCTAACtttgtaaagtattttttgttatacaaTGAATCTATCAAATCCTCTATGTTTGGCAATGGATAATTATCCTTAATCAATAGTTTgtttaattcgcgaaaatctACACATAGTCGTATATCTCCTGTTTTTTTACGTACTAACACAACCGGAGATGCATATTCCGATTCGCTTcggcgtataatttttttctcaactaACGAATCTAATAATACTCGAAGCTCCCTTTTTTCTGCATAAGAAGGCCGGTTTGAAGGAAAGTTAAATGGCTTATTCTCtcgtaattttaaacaaagttcCGCGTCAACCTTTGGTTTTTCTGGCCTATCGGGTTTTACATATTCATTTTCAAATAGTTTCTTAACGGATACTTGTATTTCGGGACTTATTTTTGATTAATGTTTATCGTTTTTTATATCACAATTTACTTCGTCTATggatatttgcaatatttcctTTATCACTTCATCTTCTGAGATTTTGCCATCTgacttttcttttccaaaaaattgtattagcAGGTCTCGACCGATTACAACTGATGCCTTCATTGAACGTTCTGTAACAaccattattattacatacttTGCTTCTTTCCggtttaatgttatatttgcttttacttctccttttatttgtagtttactattatttaatccgcaatacatatttttatccgatAAAACAGGTCTTACAAATTTTGGTGGCACGAgagtttctttaataaaacttataggACTACCGGTATCTAATAACGTATCGAGTTCTAGAGAAATCTTCATATCATTTGCTTTGTCTACAAGTTCATAACTTACTTTTCTATGAAAGTCCTTAATCTCGCTATTAGACacgctattaataatttcgcttCTCTCGCCATTTGACATGCCGTCGCTTTCCTCGTCTCCTCTGGTGGTTGACACGCTGTTAACTACTTTCTTCGGGCGTCCTTTTATCGGGCAGTCCTTGGCTCGGTGACCCATCTGGTAACACTTGAAGCAAGCTCCTCTTTCTCGCTTAGGCATCGGACACTTGTTTGCCATATGACCTTCCGCGTTGCAATTATAGCACCGCACTTCTGTTTTCACATTCACTTCACCACTACTTTTCTTATATGCACCCGTTGTTTTGCCTGTTATCTTGGTCGCccctttttccattttttgttGCGTTTTATGTTCTGTAGGCAGCGAGATGTTTTCCATTCCGTGTAGCATTGCTTCTTTATCCACGAATCGCAGCATCATTGCCTGTCGTCTGATGGAGTCATCTGGAATCCCCTCAATGATGTAATCTACCATCTCCTCTTCGCTTATCGGGACCTTATTGGCAAGAATAACTTTCTTGTGATAATACTCGGCAAACGTTTCGCCataattccatttttttttttcgaattctcTTCGTAGGGTCAACTTTTTTTCCCGCTGATCATACATTATCTCCATACGTCCTAACAGGTCCTGAAGAGTTATAGAAAGGTGCTCCGGTACCGAATGGAACCACTCGATTGCATCTCCTTCTAGTTTTGCTCCTATCAGTAGCTTTGTCATGCCGTCGTCCAGTTGGTACGTTCGCTTTACCAACGTCAACTGCTCTTTCCATTTCTGAAAAGTTCCGTATTTTCCACTGAAGGCCGGTAACAGTTCCTTCAAACTAGTCAAACTAATCTTGTAGGTTGACGCACTGAAGCTTTCGTTTTGCGATACTTGTGTCAAAACGCGTAACTGCTCATTTTCTCTTCGCATAACATCCAATTCTCGAGCCATCAAAGATCGTTCTCTTTTCGCTAACTCATTTTCCCTTCTGAGCATTTCTTCTCTACCAGGTGGATTTTCCTGGTCGTCTGCTGCCCCACTCGGACTCGAGGTTTCACTTCGCTCTTCTTCCGACGCGTCTAACTCCGTTGAATCAAGATCTATGATCCATTGTCCTGACGGATCCGCTTCTTGAAGCCTCTTGATTAACTCATTTTTAATGCCTGTTGTAGCCAGGTTTAGCTCACGCAGCTTATCCTTTAATGTCGTAACAGTGAATGTACTAAGATCTCTCATAACGATTCCTTGACTCATACAATTCACAGTTCCAATTCACGCTTTCGCGCACAACTTATTCACTTTGAACTTATTTCGATCTCCTTTGAGATATTCGAAATCACTTCTCCTCGTTTTTACCTGAGGAATTCGGAGTCTCGATCCCACTTCT
The window above is part of the Cardiocondyla obscurior isolate alpha-2009 unplaced genomic scaffold, Cobs3.1 scaffold50_0_238961, whole genome shotgun sequence genome. Proteins encoded here:
- the LOC139112771 gene encoding uncharacterized protein; translation: MSQGIVMRDLSTFTVTTLKDKLRELNLATTGIKNELIKRLQEADPSGQWIIDLDSTELDASEEERSETSSPSGAADDQENPPGREEMLRRENELAKRERSLMARELDVMRRENEQLRVLTQVSQNESFSASTYKISLTSLKELLPAFSGKYGTFQKWKEQLTLVKRTYQLDDGMTKLLIGAKLEGDAIEWFHSVPEHLSITLQDLLGRMEIMYDQREKKLTLRREFEKKKWNYGETFAEYYHKKVILANKVPISEEEMVDYIIEGIPDDSIRRQAMMLRFVDKEAMLHGMENISLPTEHKTQQKMEKGATKITGKTTGAYKKSSGEVNVKTEVRCYNCNAEGHMANKCPMPKRERGACFKCYQMGHRAKDCPIKGRPKKVVNSVSTTRGDEESDGMSNGERSEIINSVSNSEIKDFHRKVSYELVDKANDMKISLELDTLLDTGSPISFIKETLVPPKFVRPVLSDKNMYCGLNNSKLQIKGEVKANITLNRKEAKYVIIMVVTERSMKASVVIGRDLLIQFFGKEKSDGKISEDEVIKEILQISIDEVNCDIKNDKH